The following are from one region of the Geoalkalibacter subterraneus genome:
- a CDS encoding YaiI/YqxD family protein, translating into MKIWIDADACPRVIKEIVFRASKRVQVPVCLVANTDLSRSHTALISSVRVAGDDDAADDYIVEHAAATDLVITADIPLAARIVAQNGIAIDPRGEIYSEDNIGERLSTRDLLHQLRETGLVQGGPGRMGATDRQKFASAFDRLLTQRMISKR; encoded by the coding sequence ATGAAGATCTGGATTGATGCCGACGCCTGTCCGCGCGTGATCAAGGAAATCGTTTTCCGGGCATCCAAGAGGGTGCAGGTTCCGGTGTGCCTGGTGGCCAACACCGACCTGTCAAGATCGCATACGGCGCTGATCTCATCTGTTCGAGTGGCTGGTGACGATGATGCCGCCGACGATTATATCGTCGAACACGCAGCGGCCACCGATCTCGTGATCACAGCGGATATCCCCCTGGCGGCACGAATTGTCGCACAAAACGGGATTGCCATCGATCCGCGGGGGGAGATTTATTCGGAGGACAATATCGGCGAGCGCCTCTCTACACGCGATCTGCTGCATCAGTTGCGTGAAACCGGGTTGGTTCAGGGTGGCCCGGGGCGTATGGGCGCGACGGATCGTCAGAAGTTTGCATCCGCTTTCGACCGGCTTTTGACGCAGCGGATGATCTCCAAACGCTAA
- a CDS encoding IS1182 family transposase: protein MSHTFRQLDRDTLFLLPPSMHDWLPEGHLARFVVEIVGQLDLTAIKSAYAGRGSRAHHPEMLLALLFYGYATGVFSSRKLEQATYDSVAFRYIAANEHPDHDTIASFRKRFLPELSSLFVQVLLIAQQMGCLKLGKVSLDGTKIKANASKHRALSWKYANQLEAQLKAEVTDLLRQAEDADNSERPDGLDIPAELARREKRLEAIARAKAEIEHRGKERYAEEQAEYEEKLAKRKAKEQKTGKKARGKQPKPPEPGPKDKDQVNLTDDESRIMPINGGGFDQCYNAQASVDLETMLIVGQHLTQNPNDKQELDPALELLKTLPQSLGTVDTLLADAGYFSEANVESCQEETILPFISAHRDKHNPNLKERFSEPEPLAEGADCVEAMKHRLQTQDGRALYAKRKCTVEPVFGIIKAIMGFRQFLLRGVESVRGEWNLVCMAWNLKRLHVLAA, encoded by the coding sequence ATGAGTCATACGTTCCGCCAACTTGATCGCGACACCCTGTTCCTGTTGCCACCGTCCATGCATGATTGGCTTCCGGAAGGACACCTTGCCCGGTTTGTTGTCGAGATCGTCGGACAGCTTGATCTGACCGCGATCAAATCCGCCTATGCGGGCCGAGGCTCCAGAGCTCACCATCCGGAGATGCTGTTGGCACTGTTGTTTTACGGTTATGCCACCGGCGTGTTCTCCAGCCGCAAGCTGGAGCAGGCGACCTATGATTCGGTGGCCTTTCGTTACATCGCCGCCAACGAACACCCCGATCATGATACCATCGCCAGCTTCCGCAAACGGTTTCTCCCTGAGTTGAGTTCACTCTTTGTCCAGGTTCTGCTAATTGCCCAGCAGATGGGTTGCCTGAAACTGGGCAAAGTCAGTCTCGATGGTACCAAGATCAAGGCCAATGCCTCCAAGCACCGGGCGCTGAGTTGGAAGTACGCCAACCAGCTTGAAGCACAGCTCAAGGCCGAGGTGACCGACCTGCTACGTCAGGCAGAAGACGCCGACAACAGCGAACGGCCTGATGGCCTGGACATTCCCGCCGAACTGGCACGCCGCGAGAAACGCCTGGAGGCGATCGCCCGGGCCAAGGCGGAGATTGAACACCGGGGAAAGGAGCGCTATGCCGAAGAACAGGCTGAGTACGAAGAAAAACTTGCCAAGCGTAAGGCCAAAGAGCAGAAGACCGGCAAGAAGGCCCGGGGCAAACAGCCCAAGCCGCCCGAGCCGGGACCGAAAGACAAAGATCAAGTCAACCTCACCGACGATGAATCGCGGATCATGCCGATCAATGGCGGTGGCTTTGATCAGTGCTATAACGCCCAGGCCAGTGTCGACCTGGAAACGATGCTGATCGTTGGTCAACACCTCACCCAGAACCCCAATGACAAGCAGGAACTCGACCCGGCCCTTGAGCTCCTCAAAACGTTACCGCAGTCCCTGGGGACGGTGGATACCTTGCTGGCCGATGCCGGTTACTTCAGCGAAGCCAACGTTGAGAGCTGTCAGGAAGAGACAATTCTCCCCTTTATCAGCGCTCATCGCGACAAGCACAACCCAAATCTCAAAGAACGTTTTTCCGAACCTGAACCTTTAGCCGAAGGTGCTGATTGCGTCGAAGCAATGAAGCATCGGTTACAGACTCAGGACGGCCGGGCCCTTTACGCAAAACGAAAATGCACGGTCGAGCCGGTGTTCGGCATCATCAAGGCCATCATGGGCTTCCGCCAGTTCCTGTTGCGCGGGGTGGAGTCCGTCCGCGGTGAGTGGAATCTGGTCTGCATGGCCTGGAATCTGAAACGGTTACATGTCCTGGCGGCCTAA
- a CDS encoding S46 family peptidase gives MQIDLSPFHYLLPLLILGLVFGCSARIPETTSPSSTYASDKNRNGAFEQRLHEAEQSLAREIQAAPSETEKYLRRAEILEILQLEKEALQVLGQALNSSPTPSQKQKLIYRMAVLRALKLGDNAAAAQDLEQLTPESLFRLDAEAAVEIARNNPEAALRHLAQAASLAQNHDEQALVLYHQALAFQKMGEEDKAVAALYHAINRAENRVLIKDIERLWEVLDTRSP, from the coding sequence ATGCAAATTGACCTCTCGCCTTTTCATTATCTTCTCCCACTGTTAATCCTTGGTCTGGTTTTCGGCTGCAGCGCAAGGATTCCCGAAACAACGTCGCCCTCGTCCACGTATGCCAGCGACAAAAATCGAAACGGCGCCTTTGAGCAGAGGCTGCATGAGGCTGAGCAATCTCTGGCCCGGGAAATCCAGGCGGCTCCCTCAGAAACCGAGAAATATCTCCGCCGTGCAGAAATACTTGAAATACTGCAGCTCGAGAAAGAGGCGCTGCAGGTGCTGGGACAAGCCTTGAACAGCAGCCCAACGCCTTCGCAGAAACAAAAGCTGATTTATCGAATGGCTGTGCTGCGCGCCTTGAAACTTGGAGATAATGCCGCGGCAGCACAGGATCTCGAGCAGCTCACCCCCGAGTCGCTTTTTCGTCTGGATGCCGAAGCAGCTGTAGAAATTGCCCGAAACAACCCGGAAGCAGCATTGCGGCACCTGGCACAGGCCGCTTCGCTGGCACAAAATCATGATGAACAGGCCCTTGTCCTCTACCATCAGGCTCTCGCCTTTCAGAAGATGGGAGAAGAAGACAAGGCCGTAGCCGCACTCTACCATGCCATCAACAGGGCAGAAAATCGTGTCCTCATCAAGGACATTGAGCGGCTGTGGGAAGTTCTCGATACCCGAAGCCCCTGA
- a CDS encoding NCS2 family permease — translation MLEKFFHLHSRGSNLRTEAIAGATTFLTGAYIVFVNPAILGETGMDRAALTTVTCLVAALATLLIALWANVPLMMAPGMGLNAFFAYTLVLGEGLPWQTALGVVFLSGAFFLVLTLLGVRERLVQAIPASLRLATSVGIGLFIAFIGMQNLGLVVQSEAVLVQLGSLTPEVLLGLGGLLGIALLERLHVRGSILIAILGTAVAGMLFGLTPFPESIVAPPPSITPLAFSLDIWGAMKISLWASIFSFMFVDLFDSLGTMLAVCREAGLSDREGRIPGLSRMLTADALATVGGALLGTSTTTAYVESASGVADGGRTGLTSVFTALLFFLAAFFTPLIAAVPSYATAPALMAVGLFMMRGIGQIDFYDFEESLPAFLTLILMPLTYSIATGLAFGFVSFVLLKICLGKWHSCDPFLMAAALLSLISLLV, via the coding sequence ATGCTTGAGAAATTTTTTCATCTGCACAGCCGAGGCAGCAACCTGCGAACCGAGGCAATTGCCGGCGCCACCACCTTCCTGACGGGAGCCTATATCGTTTTCGTCAACCCGGCGATCCTTGGCGAAACCGGCATGGACCGGGCCGCCCTGACCACGGTAACCTGTCTTGTTGCCGCTCTGGCCACCCTGCTGATTGCTCTGTGGGCCAACGTCCCATTGATGATGGCGCCTGGTATGGGTCTCAACGCTTTTTTCGCCTACACCCTGGTTCTTGGGGAAGGCCTGCCGTGGCAAACGGCACTGGGTGTTGTTTTTCTCTCCGGAGCCTTCTTTCTGGTGCTGACACTTCTCGGCGTGCGAGAGCGCCTGGTGCAAGCCATCCCGGCCTCGCTGCGACTTGCCACATCTGTGGGGATCGGCCTCTTTATCGCATTTATCGGGATGCAGAACCTCGGTCTGGTGGTCCAGAGCGAGGCTGTCCTGGTGCAACTGGGCTCACTGACGCCGGAAGTGCTTCTGGGACTTGGCGGGCTTTTGGGCATCGCGCTTCTGGAGCGACTACATGTGCGAGGTTCGATCCTCATCGCCATTCTCGGTACGGCTGTAGCGGGCATGCTCTTTGGACTGACCCCATTTCCCGAAAGCATCGTTGCGCCTCCCCCGTCGATAACGCCCCTGGCGTTTTCCCTGGATATCTGGGGAGCGATGAAGATTTCCCTGTGGGCCAGCATCTTCTCCTTCATGTTCGTCGACCTGTTCGACAGCCTGGGAACCATGCTGGCGGTTTGCCGCGAGGCGGGCCTCTCCGACCGTGAAGGTCGAATTCCCGGCCTTTCCCGCATGCTGACCGCCGATGCTCTGGCCACGGTGGGCGGCGCCCTGCTCGGCACCAGCACAACCACCGCCTATGTCGAATCGGCAAGTGGCGTGGCCGATGGCGGGCGAACCGGCTTGACTTCGGTCTTCACTGCCCTTCTCTTTTTTCTCGCGGCATTTTTCACTCCTTTAATCGCTGCAGTTCCCTCTTATGCTACCGCTCCCGCCCTTATGGCGGTGGGCCTGTTCATGATGCGCGGGATCGGGCAGATCGACTTTTATGACTTCGAGGAAAGCCTGCCGGCTTTCCTGACCCTGATCCTGATGCCGCTGACCTACTCTATCGCCACCGGGCTTGCCTTCGGCTTCGTCTCGTTTGTTCTGCTTAAAATCTGCCTTGGCAAATGGCACAGCTGCGATCCCTTCCTGATGGCCGCAGCCCTGTTGTCGCTGATCAGTCTCTTGGTCTGA
- a CDS encoding four helix bundle protein has product MSVQSYKDLIVWQKAMDLVAMIYQVTRAFPKEELYGLTNQLRRAAVSIPSNIAEGHARSSTQEFHRFLSIARGSLAEVETQLLIAQRLGYLSANQLSPILSLQVEINKMTNSLMSKLATNPSSLAPKAELS; this is encoded by the coding sequence ATGAGCGTGCAGAGTTATAAGGATTTGATTGTCTGGCAAAAGGCGATGGATTTGGTTGCGATGATTTATCAGGTGACTAGGGCATTTCCAAAGGAAGAATTGTACGGCTTGACGAATCAGCTTCGACGAGCCGCTGTTTCGATCCCATCAAACATTGCTGAAGGCCATGCAAGAAGCTCAACACAAGAATTCCATCGATTCCTGTCAATCGCAAGGGGCTCATTGGCAGAGGTTGAGACTCAATTACTCATTGCCCAACGACTTGGCTACCTGTCTGCGAATCAGCTTTCGCCAATCCTGAGCTTGCAAGTGGAAATCAACAAAATGACCAACAGTCTGATGAGCAAACTCGCCACTAACCCCTCGTCCCTCGCCCCTAAAGCGGAGCTTTCATGA
- a CDS encoding transposase, whose amino-acid sequence MARANRHYIPGCIWHITHRCHKKEFLLKFARDRSRFVFWLGEARKRFGMKLLNFTVTSNHVHLLVKDHGSAGSIPSAMQLIAGRTGQEYNQRKQRKGAFWEDRYHATAIESGEHLLRCLVYIDLNMVRAGVVSHPQEWVHGGYREIQGQRRRNRLLDLDALVDAAGLSTLQALADYHGSWVGEALRTNALQRDEAWTRSLAVGSEEFVLKTQRLLGVRGKSRAIIANGDCCVLRESEEGYGEDFPAQNQPIVEKNTYF is encoded by the coding sequence ATGGCAAGAGCCAATCGGCATTACATCCCAGGCTGCATCTGGCATATCACCCATCGTTGTCACAAAAAGGAATTCCTTCTTAAATTCGCCCGCGACCGCAGCCGCTTTGTTTTCTGGCTCGGCGAAGCCCGCAAACGCTTTGGAATGAAACTTCTCAACTTCACGGTGACCAGCAATCATGTGCACCTTCTGGTCAAAGACCATGGCTCCGCCGGCAGCATCCCTTCAGCCATGCAACTGATCGCCGGCCGCACAGGACAGGAATATAACCAGCGCAAGCAACGCAAAGGCGCTTTCTGGGAAGATCGGTATCATGCCACCGCCATAGAATCCGGTGAGCATTTACTGCGCTGCCTGGTGTACATCGATCTGAACATGGTCCGCGCTGGTGTCGTCAGTCATCCGCAAGAGTGGGTTCATGGCGGTTACCGTGAAATTCAGGGTCAGCGGCGGCGTAATCGGCTCCTTGATCTTGATGCGCTGGTTGACGCTGCCGGTCTGAGCACTCTGCAAGCGCTGGCCGATTATCATGGATCTTGGGTGGGCGAAGCGTTGCGCACTAATGCCCTGCAGCGCGATGAGGCTTGGACCAGAAGCCTTGCGGTCGGAAGTGAAGAGTTTGTCCTGAAAACCCAACGTCTGCTTGGTGTACGAGGAAAAAGCCGCGCCATCATCGCGAACGGAGATTGTTGTGTTTTGCGTGAATCTGAAGAGGGCTATGGCGAGGATTTTCCAGCCCAAAATCAGCCCATAGTAGAGAAAAACACATATTTTTGA
- a CDS encoding helix-turn-helix domain-containing protein codes for MTNAQDRWLSIHEICEHLGVSSDTVYKWIKQGMPAYRMGRLWKFKTSQVDAWVESGGAADKSDKPDTEQ; via the coding sequence ATGACCAATGCGCAAGATCGCTGGTTGTCGATTCATGAGATCTGCGAACACCTTGGGGTCAGTAGCGACACGGTTTATAAATGGATCAAGCAGGGGATGCCGGCTTATCGCATGGGACGCCTTTGGAAATTTAAAACAAGTCAGGTTGACGCCTGGGTTGAGTCCGGCGGTGCGGCCGACAAATCCGATAAGCCGGACACCGAGCAATAA
- a CDS encoding DUF6079 family protein has translation MKYGDLIQFDPIESVVQLRDADKSSAAQHLVNTYVISEEMAERLTQLVIPQMQFDQPVDNKGLLVVGNYGTGKSHLMSVVSSLAADASLLEGLKSEGVRDAASQIAGRFKVIRTEIGATTMSLRDILVAELEEHLEKLGVEYVFPEAGTISSHKRAFEDMMAKFGEVFPEHGLLLVVDELLDYLRTRKDQELILDLNFLREVGEVCKDLRFRFMAGVQEAIFDSPRFAFVADSIRRVKDRFEQILIARSDVKFVVAERLLKKTAEQQAKIRDYLMPFAKYYGGLNERMDEFVRLFPVHPDYIDTFERVTVVEKREVLKTLSNVMKAILNHDVPEMDSSLAPNPSPLAINPPGLIAFDSYWGTLKQNASFRAIPEIRAVIDCSQVLESRIENAITRKQYKPMALRLIHALSVHRLTTGDIYAPMGASAEELRDRLCLFDPLIAELGSDEPDKDLQTHVETVLREIHKTVSGQFISFNADNRQFYLDLKKTDDFDALIDKRAESLGQAQLDRFYYEALKRVMECQDATYVTGYKIWQHELVWQEHKAARSGYLFFGAPNERSTAVPQRDFYLYFLPPFDCPRFKDEKNSDEVFLKLNLKGARDEGRGASKESGSLAPNPSSPTPDDFMHSLKSYAAALDLAATSSGHAKATYESKANGFLKKLVQWLQKHMSDAFEVTYQGRAKSMTEWAKGKSIRDLSGLSPHETINFRDLVNTIAGVCLAPNFENQAPDYPFFSVLITGNNRAQAAQDALRAIAGQNRTKQATAVLDALELLDGEKIDPYKSKYTKFILDTVKAKGHGQVVNRSEIIQDDHGLEYMNPGGGRLEPEWVAVILASLVYSGDIVLAIPGKKFDATGLQQLAATGMDELVRFKHLEQPKEWNLPALKALFELLGMTPGMAQLVTQGKDEPVQNLQQAVGKIVKRIVMTQQTLREGLSFWGLDLLAGTDLASQASGLDEAKGFFESLQAYSSPGKLKNFRYNAPEVLAHEKAVKALDELDALREFIMDHSPTASWLSTAEAVLPADHDWVDRMKTTRQDVLDALKQADLTELASQSQSIGAKLQKLKKDYTVAYIGLHTKARLGVNDDKRKAGLLNDQRLQTLLKLAGIDLMPRQQLTDYQNRLAGLKSCFALTEQNLDASPICPHCGFRPDETGTRGEGLGTSNASAMLNTLDDELDRMLENWTKALLSNLEDPITQANMDLLKIDDREPLEAFIKSKELPMPLDSNFVHALKEVLSGLVKVTVKAQELQQALQVTDGPATPAEMKKRFEEYIDQLTKGKDPAKVRIVLE, from the coding sequence ATGAAATACGGAGACCTTATCCAATTCGACCCGATTGAGTCGGTCGTTCAGTTGCGTGACGCGGACAAATCGAGCGCAGCGCAGCACCTGGTGAACACCTATGTCATTTCCGAGGAAATGGCGGAACGGCTCACGCAGCTTGTCATTCCTCAAATGCAGTTCGACCAGCCGGTGGATAACAAGGGGCTGCTGGTGGTCGGTAATTACGGCACCGGTAAGTCGCACTTGATGTCGGTGGTCTCCAGCCTTGCCGCAGATGCCTCCCTGCTGGAAGGGCTGAAAAGCGAAGGTGTCCGCGACGCAGCCTCTCAGATCGCCGGGCGTTTCAAGGTTATCCGTACCGAGATCGGAGCCACCACCATGTCCCTGCGCGACATCCTGGTGGCCGAACTGGAAGAGCATCTCGAAAAACTCGGCGTGGAATATGTCTTCCCCGAGGCGGGCACCATCTCCAGCCACAAACGGGCCTTCGAAGACATGATGGCCAAGTTCGGCGAGGTCTTCCCCGAGCATGGTCTGCTGCTGGTGGTCGATGAGCTGCTCGACTACCTGCGCACCCGCAAGGACCAGGAGCTGATCCTCGACCTCAACTTCCTCCGCGAGGTCGGCGAGGTCTGCAAGGACCTGCGCTTCCGCTTCATGGCCGGTGTCCAGGAAGCCATTTTCGACAGCCCGCGCTTCGCTTTTGTCGCCGACAGCATCCGCCGGGTGAAGGACCGCTTCGAGCAGATCCTTATCGCCCGCAGCGACGTGAAATTTGTCGTGGCCGAGCGCCTACTCAAGAAGACCGCCGAGCAGCAGGCCAAGATCCGCGACTACCTGATGCCTTTTGCCAAATACTACGGCGGGCTCAACGAGCGAATGGACGAGTTTGTCCGCCTTTTCCCGGTGCATCCCGATTACATCGACACCTTCGAGCGGGTCACCGTGGTGGAAAAACGCGAGGTGCTCAAAACGCTTTCCAATGTGATGAAGGCCATCCTCAACCACGATGTTCCGGAAATGGACTCGTCCCTCGCCCCTAACCCCTCGCCCCTGGCAATCAACCCGCCAGGGTTGATTGCCTTCGACAGCTATTGGGGTACCCTCAAGCAGAACGCTTCGTTCCGCGCCATTCCCGAAATCCGGGCAGTCATTGATTGCAGCCAGGTTCTGGAATCCCGCATCGAGAACGCCATCACCCGCAAACAATACAAGCCGATGGCGCTACGCCTGATCCATGCTCTGTCCGTCCACCGCCTTACCACTGGCGACATCTATGCCCCCATGGGCGCATCCGCCGAGGAACTGCGCGACCGTCTCTGCCTGTTTGATCCGCTGATCGCCGAGCTGGGTAGCGACGAACCCGACAAGGATCTCCAGACCCATGTGGAAACGGTCCTGCGCGAGATCCACAAGACAGTCAGCGGCCAGTTCATCTCCTTTAATGCTGACAACCGCCAGTTCTATCTCGACCTGAAGAAGACCGACGACTTCGACGCCCTGATCGACAAGCGGGCCGAAAGCCTGGGCCAGGCTCAGCTCGACCGCTTCTATTACGAGGCGCTCAAGCGGGTCATGGAATGCCAGGACGCCACCTATGTGACCGGCTACAAAATCTGGCAGCACGAACTGGTCTGGCAGGAGCACAAGGCAGCCCGCTCCGGCTACCTCTTTTTCGGGGCACCGAACGAGCGTTCCACCGCCGTGCCGCAGCGGGACTTTTACCTCTACTTCTTGCCGCCGTTTGATTGTCCAAGATTTAAAGATGAGAAGAACTCTGACGAAGTGTTCCTGAAACTGAATCTGAAAGGGGCGAGAGACGAGGGGCGAGGGGCGAGCAAAGAGAGCGGTTCTCTCGCCCCTAATCCCTCGTCCCCAACCCCTGATGATTTCATGCACAGCTTGAAATCCTATGCGGCCGCGCTGGATCTTGCAGCCACCTCGTCGGGCCATGCCAAGGCCACCTATGAATCGAAGGCCAACGGCTTCCTGAAGAAGCTGGTCCAGTGGCTGCAGAAGCACATGAGCGATGCCTTCGAGGTCACCTATCAGGGCCGTGCCAAGTCCATGACCGAATGGGCCAAGGGCAAATCCATCCGCGACCTGTCGGGCCTGTCGCCTCACGAGACTATCAACTTCCGCGACTTGGTGAACACCATCGCCGGTGTCTGCCTGGCACCGAACTTCGAGAACCAGGCCCCGGACTACCCGTTCTTCTCGGTCCTGATCACCGGCAACAACCGCGCCCAGGCAGCGCAGGACGCCCTGCGAGCCATCGCCGGGCAGAACCGCACCAAGCAGGCCACCGCCGTGCTGGACGCCCTGGAGCTGCTCGACGGCGAGAAGATCGACCCCTACAAGTCGAAGTACACCAAGTTCATTCTCGATACCGTCAAGGCCAAGGGGCACGGCCAGGTAGTCAACCGCAGCGAGATCATCCAGGACGACCACGGGCTGGAATACATGAACCCCGGCGGTGGTCGGCTTGAGCCGGAATGGGTGGCGGTCATCCTGGCTTCGCTGGTCTATTCCGGCGACATCGTGCTCGCCATTCCGGGCAAAAAGTTTGACGCCACCGGGCTACAGCAGCTTGCCGCGACCGGCATGGACGAGCTGGTCCGCTTCAAGCACCTGGAGCAGCCCAAGGAATGGAACCTGCCCGCGCTCAAAGCGCTGTTCGAACTGCTCGGCATGACGCCGGGCATGGCCCAGCTCGTCACTCAGGGCAAGGACGAGCCGGTGCAGAACCTGCAACAAGCGGTGGGCAAGATCGTCAAGCGCATCGTCATGACCCAGCAGACCCTGCGCGAAGGGCTCTCCTTCTGGGGCCTGGATCTGCTCGCAGGCACCGACCTGGCCAGCCAGGCCAGCGGGCTGGACGAGGCCAAGGGCTTCTTTGAATCGCTGCAGGCCTACTCCTCGCCGGGTAAGCTGAAAAACTTCCGCTACAACGCTCCCGAAGTGCTGGCCCACGAAAAGGCCGTGAAGGCCCTGGATGAGCTGGACGCCCTGCGCGAGTTCATCATGGACCACAGCCCGACGGCGTCCTGGCTCTCTACCGCCGAAGCGGTGCTGCCCGCCGACCATGACTGGGTGGATCGCATGAAGACCACCCGGCAGGACGTGCTGGATGCCCTCAAGCAGGCCGACCTGACCGAGCTGGCCAGCCAGTCCCAGTCCATCGGGGCCAAGCTGCAAAAGCTGAAGAAGGATTACACCGTCGCCTACATCGGCCTTCACACCAAGGCCCGGCTGGGCGTGAACGACGACAAGCGCAAGGCGGGACTGCTCAACGACCAGCGGCTGCAAACCCTGCTCAAATTGGCCGGTATCGACCTGATGCCCCGGCAGCAGCTCACCGATTACCAGAACCGCCTGGCCGGACTGAAAAGCTGCTTCGCCCTGACCGAGCAAAACCTCGACGCCTCGCCCATTTGCCCGCATTGCGGGTTCCGGCCAGACGAAACAGGGACGAGGGGCGAGGGGTTAGGGACGAGCAATGCCTCCGCCATGCTCAACACGCTGGATGACGAACTTGACCGTATGCTGGAAAACTGGACCAAGGCGTTGCTTTCCAACCTGGAGGACCCGATCACCCAGGCCAACATGGATCTGCTGAAGATCGATGACCGTGAACCGCTGGAAGCCTTCATCAAGTCAAAGGAACTACCGATGCCGCTGGACAGCAACTTCGTTCACGCCCTGAAGGAAGTGCTCTCCGGCCTGGTCAAGGTCACCGTCAAGGCGCAGGAGCTACAACAGGCCCTGCAAGTCACCGACGGCCCGGCAACCCCGGCGGAGATGAAGAAACGCTTTGAGGAGTACATCGATCAACTCACCAAGGGCAAGGATCCGGCCAAGGTGCGGATCGTTCTGGAGTGA
- the brxF gene encoding BREX-3 system P-loop-containing protein BrxF, with the protein MAEPIHDKIKRSLQAAEGLYHRLVLLVGETGSGKTGVLRDIAEEFGSSVVNVNLALSGELLELTAKQRSLRLPGILDQIADQAQAPVVLDNLEILFDKDLQQDPLRLLQSISRNRAVVASWNGTMSSGRLLYAETGHPEYRSYDSVDALIVEIRGEDLGARGEDLGARGEDLGARGEI; encoded by the coding sequence ATGGCCGAGCCGATTCACGACAAGATAAAACGATCCCTCCAGGCAGCCGAAGGCTTATATCACCGCCTGGTACTGCTGGTGGGTGAGACCGGTTCCGGCAAGACCGGCGTTCTTCGGGATATTGCCGAGGAATTCGGCTCGTCCGTCGTCAACGTCAATCTGGCGCTTTCAGGCGAACTGCTTGAGCTGACGGCAAAGCAGCGGTCGCTTCGGCTACCGGGCATCCTCGATCAGATCGCGGACCAGGCTCAAGCACCCGTGGTGCTGGATAATCTCGAGATCCTTTTCGACAAGGATCTCCAGCAGGACCCCTTGCGCCTGCTGCAGTCCATTTCGAGAAATCGGGCCGTGGTGGCTTCGTGGAACGGGACCATGTCCTCCGGGAGGCTTTTGTACGCCGAAACCGGCCATCCCGAGTACCGCAGCTATGACTCGGTCGATGCGCTGATTGTTGAAATAAGGGGCGAGGATTTAGGGGCGAGGGGCGAGGATTTAGGGGCGAGGGGCGAGGATTTAGGGGCGAGGGGCGAGATATGA
- a CDS encoding aminotransferase class IV, with protein sequence MIVNIDGGFLEPGEARIPVTDGSFLYGDTLFETFKAREKKILFSAEHLDRLELSADLLGFPFDRKRIESALERTAQRMNRPVSRLRLTLTRGSFTGLEFPPAKAGRFVLIATPTEEPDAAERLQGAHCVFAPNRRVNPLSHLPQLKHGNYADCLYAMAHARKQGAREALFVTEDDEVIEGSTSNLFIVCGKSLITPPAGELVLPGVMRRQIMNAAADLDLECREETIRRKDLWTADEIFLTNSLIDVLPVTQVENQTVGGGRLWQSLLQQLQRTIDRQMQ encoded by the coding sequence ATGATCGTCAATATTGATGGTGGGTTCCTTGAACCGGGCGAGGCCCGTATTCCCGTCACCGACGGCAGTTTCCTTTACGGGGATACGTTGTTCGAGACATTCAAGGCACGGGAGAAAAAGATTCTTTTTTCCGCAGAGCATCTTGATCGCCTTGAACTTTCCGCCGACCTGCTTGGATTCCCGTTTGATCGGAAACGCATCGAGAGCGCCCTCGAGCGCACCGCGCAACGCATGAACCGCCCGGTGTCGCGGTTGCGCCTGACCCTGACCCGCGGCAGCTTCACCGGGCTTGAATTTCCACCGGCCAAAGCCGGACGCTTTGTTCTGATCGCCACCCCGACCGAAGAACCCGATGCGGCCGAGCGGCTGCAGGGCGCTCATTGTGTATTCGCCCCCAACCGTCGCGTCAACCCCCTCTCCCATCTTCCACAGCTCAAACACGGCAACTACGCCGATTGCCTGTACGCAATGGCTCATGCCCGCAAACAAGGGGCCCGCGAGGCGCTGTTTGTTACTGAGGATGATGAGGTTATTGAAGGGTCAACCTCCAACCTGTTCATCGTCTGCGGCAAATCACTGATCACACCTCCTGCAGGAGAACTTGTGCTGCCTGGTGTCATGCGCCGCCAGATCATGAATGCCGCCGCCGACCTTGACCTCGAATGCCGCGAAGAAACGATCCGTAGAAAAGACCTGTGGACAGCAGACGAGATTTTTCTGACCAATTCGCTCATTGATGTGCTCCCTGTCACCCAGGTAGAAAATCAGACCGTTGGCGGCGGAAGGCTCTGGCAATCATTGCTGCAACAGCTGCAGAGAACCATTGACCGGCAAATGCAATAA